A region of the Cyanobacterium sp. T60_A2020_053 genome:
CTACCTTCTCCCAACTCAGGTAATCGGCGCCGACTTTCTTTCGTAACAACATTAGCCCGAATACTCTTGGTATGGGCGGATTCTAAGGCTTCATTAATAATTTTTTGGTCAATATCATCTAATTGGGTGGAGTGCGCTTGATAAATTAACCTTACCACTGCCGACTCAATGGAATGCTTGGCAATTTCCCTGAGAATATCCCGCAAAGGATTTTCACTCTTAGTAACATCAATTTCTATGGTACAAAAAGGACGAGCAGGTAACGGGCAAAACTCCCAGCGCCCTTCACCGTTACCCTCAATATCAATTAAAACATAACCTTTATCTTCCTTTTCTTCCGAAAAATCAACCCTTTCAATACTTCCAGCGTAAACCACAGGAGGATTATTACGAGGATTAAGATTTTGATGTTTATGAACATGACCCAGCGCCACATAATTAAACTCAGGGCGAATTAATAAAGATAATGGTATTTGAAAACCCTTACCCACCGCCAAATAACGCTCCGCGCCTAATTGCGCCCTTTCTGCCATCAAATGCCCTAGTAAAATAGTAGGAATTTCAGGATTTAAACGACGTATTTCCCCTTCTAAAGCTGCATTGACTTTCTGGATTAATAATTGGTTAATTTGCTCCATAGTCATATTAGCAGTTTTCTCTTTCGTCACCAAAACCGAACGAGTTAACCAAGGTAGAGTAATCACCTGAATTTTCCCCGATTTGGTTTCTAGGGTATGAGTTGCCAACTTTTCTCCCACAATAATATTAGGCACACCCAAACTATGATAAATAGATAAACTAGCGCCCCCCACCCCATGACTATGTTGATCATGATTACCCACCAACAACACCGTAGGAATGTCAGCTAAACGGCGAAACTCCCTAGCAAAAGCTGATTGGATGTAGGGCGCTGGGGTGCTATCAGGAAACGCATCCCCTCCAAATAAAACTAAATCCACCGGTTCATTTATAGCACGATCAATACACAGACTCAAACTATGTAAAAAATCTTCAAATCGAGTATTTAAGCCAGTTTCAGGATTAATTTTGCCATGGGAATAGCCACTACTTAAATGAATGTCGCTGAGATGTAGTATTTTCATAAGCTATTCTTTAAAAATAATCTTAATTCAATTTCTTGAACTTAATCTAGGTAGCCGTGTAATTCATAACACGGTGGGTGTAGGGCGAAGACATAAAAAGGGCAAAGGTTGAATGAATTATGAATTATAATCTCCCTCCCTTCTCCCTTTCTCCCTTTCTCCCCTTCTCCCTTTCTCCCCCATCTTGCCTGTCTTTCTGGAGAGGTATATTGATCAATTTTCGATAAGAAAATTAAACCCCTCAGCCATAGTAATACCATAACTTATAAAATAGCATTACGATCCAATACTAATAAATTTCTCAACTGATCAGTATCTAAATCTGTTAACCAATCCTCACCACTATTAATAGTTTGTTCTGCTAACTGTTTTTTACTCTCCAAAATATCATTAATTTTCTCCTCCAAAGTACCACTGCAAATAAACTTATGTACCTGTACATTTTGAGTTTGACCAATGCGAAAAGCTCGATCCGTAGCTTGATTTTCTACCGCAGGATTCCACCAACGATCATAATGAAAAACATGATTTGCTTTTGTTAAATTTAATCCAGTTCCCCCTGCTTTTAACGATAAAATAAAAATAGGAGGACCTTGCGGATCATTCTGAAAACGATCAACCATTTCCTGCCTTTTTTCCATTTTTGTAGTACCTGATAAAAATAAAACTTCTACCCCTAATCGTTTCTTTAAATAAGGCTGTAAAAGATTACCCCATTCAGTAAATTGTGTGAAAATTAAAGCTCGATCTCCTTCAGCTACAACTTCTTCGAGCATTTCTTCTAATCGTAAAAGTTTACCAGACCTTTGCTCAAAATCTAAATCATCTTCCTTCAAAAAATGACTGGGATGATTACAAACCTGCTTTAATTTCATCAATAAAGTTAATACTAAACCATGACGCTGAATACCTTGAGCATTATTAATTTGTTCTAAAGAATTATCTACTAATTTTTGATATAATTGTGCTTGTTCAGAAGATAAACCACAATAAACATTCATTTCCTGTTTTTCTGGTAAATCTTGAATGATATTTTTATCAGTTTTTAACCTTCTTAAAATAAATGGCTGTACTAAACTTCTTAATGTCTTCAAAGAATCTTGATCGCCGTACTTTTCAATAGGTAAAATAAAACGGCGCTGAAAAAATTGTTGATTACCCAAATAACCCGGATTCAAAAACTCTAAAATAGACCATAATTCTGATAAACGATTTTCTACAGGAGTACCAGTTAAAGCCACTCGAAAATCAGTATTTAACTGTCGAATAGCTTGGGTTTGTTTAGCTTGAGGATTTTTAATATTTTGTGCCTCATCTAAAATTAACCCCTGCCAATCTGCCAATTTTAAACTGTCTAAATCACGAAAAACTAGGGCATAACTGGTAATAATTACATCACTATTTTGAGCTTCTTTGACGAAATCCTTGCCTTTTTTTCTTTGCTCACCATGATGAATAATTGTTTTTAAACTAGGAGCAAATTTTTTAATTTCTCTTTGCCAATTATTGATAACCGAAGTTGGACAAACAATTAAACAACATTTTTCCAAAAGTTTATCTTGTTTCAATTTTAATAAAAAAGCAATTAATTGGATAGTTTTACCTAAACCCATATCATCAGCTAAACAAGCACCTAAATTCCATTTTTCTAAGAAATAAAGCCAACTAAAACCAGCTTTTTGATAAGGTCTTAAATCTCCATGAAAACCTTTTGGAGTAGGTAAAATTTTAATTTTTTGATAATCATTAACACTATTAATCAACTCAGAAAGTGCGCCACTGCTTTCAAAAGAAACTACTGGTAATTTAGCAATCATTTCGTTATTGCCACTACTAAGACGTAGTGCATCTTCAACGGTTAAATTAATGTTACTATTGGCTTGAGAGAGAATATCTTGAGCTGCTTTCACATCAGCAGGTTGCAAAGCTAACCATTGCCCATCAACTTCCACAATAGGGGATTTTTGCGCTAATAAACTTTGAAACTCTTTATTAGTTAAAACTTTATCCCCAATAGCTACTTTAAGATTATAACTAAGCAAACTATTTAGATTTAAACGCTCACCTTTTTTAAGATTAACTTTAGCCTCAATTTTCACTCCTAAACGTTTTTCCCCAGCGCCCTCCGTCAAACCATCGGGTAAAATAATACCTAAACCATTATCTTGCAATTGCCACACTGCACCTCGAATAAATTGATAAGCGTCAATGGCATTTAAAGCACAAAAATTAGGCATTGGCTGCATCAAACTTTCAGCAATGGGAGAATAAATTTTCGCAGCCAATCCTAAACCTTTTAACAAAATTTCTTGAGAGTTTTCGATGCGCCTTTCACCAATATCTAAATCAGGATGAGGATGTTGCCAAATTTGCTCAGAAGGCACTAAAAAATCAGGATTATCAATGGCTTGTAAATAATAATCTAAACGCCAATCATCATATTTATTTTCTTTTGCTGGAGGCGGAGTTAACTTAAAACAAGTACGATATTTTTTCTTAGCTAGTTGAAAATCTGCTGTAATTAAATTATCCTGAATAGGTAAAGTCCAATGATCAAAAGCCATCTTTAAACGCTTACTTTCATTAGATGGTAAATCACAGTAATTAATATCAGTTTTACTTAAAGAATTTAACCAAGGTTCAACTGTTAAATTAACTCCTGTATTAATGGGAATATCTAATAATTCTCTTAATTGTAAATCGATAATATCTGTTAAAATTCCTAAAATTAATTCTTGAGGATCAATAGTAGGAGATTCTTCAGAATCAACGTAACAGCGACAAATAGAAGGCATTGTTTGAGTAAATTTAGTCAGGCGCACTTGATCTTTATTACTATCTAGTAAAGGTTGCCAAACACTACAGTTATTCTCATCAATAGTTGGTAGAAATTTTTGACGACAAATTAAATCTAAACTCCAGCGATAAATATGACTCCAAAACCTTAAATCTGAGCCAATATTTTCATCTTCTCTTAGGGGTAATTGTTGTAGTAAAGCTAAACTATTTTTAATATCTAATTTCATTCCTCGCACTAGCCAAGGATATAAAATAACAGTGCTTAGTTTATTTTCGATGGTAATGAATTGTTCATAAAGTAAAGGTACCACTGTTTTAGAACGAGGCTTTTTTTGAACAGGAAATAATACTAATTGTTCTTCATTTTGATAGTTGTCATCATGATTGATATTATAATTATTTAAAGCAGAAATTAAATGGTTGATAGCATCACTTTGAAAAGGATAATCATAAATATCTCTAGTTTGTAAATCATATTTTTCTGAGCCTAATTGCTTCCATTCTTCATACCAAATAAAAAAGTATTTCTGCTGGTTTTTGATGATGAAACTACCGTGCAACATTGACATAGATTTTTATTTTTATAAGAAATTATTAAATTAATAATAGTTAATTGAAATCAAAAGGGCAAAGGTAAATTTGAAATTTACACTGCGATTAAATTTAATCACCTCTTACGGCTCATTTTAGATGAATAAACCACGTTTTTTGTTTCTCGCAAAGGCGCAGAGGCGCAAAGAGAATATTTGTGATAATCGCAAGTGTGGTTTAAGGAAATTAAAACTACTGTAAAAGAGGATTTTTTAAATCTTTTATTATTTGATAATTTTTAAAACGGCAACTATTTTCTATTAATAACTGATGTTAGGCAAAATATAGAATTAATTGTTGGTGTCAGGTGTCGGGTGTCAGGTATTAGGTATTAGGTTAAAGAATTGACAAGAAACTTATGTTTATTGATCTTTTTGTTGTACAAGAGTCTATTGAGGGAAGGGTTTTAAACCCGAAACCTGCTACCTGCTATCTGAAACCTCCCTTAACGTAACATTTGAATCAGTGCGTAACGTCAGTTAATAAGTTTTATAAATAGAAGAGCATATTTGAGTAGTTGTTTAGTAATATCAGTGATAAATTAAAAACACTTGATGATGAGTTTAATCACTAATAATAATATGGGTTTAGCATCTCAAGAATAATGAGTATAAAAGTTATTCTGTTTTGCTATAACCTTTAATCATATCATCTTAATGATCATTAATAACAAAATTGACAGGAAAAAGCATCGTCAGCAATTAGAGTTTGCTGAATAAATCAAAACCCTTGTCAAACAAAGGTTTTAAGCATATCTGTAAAGGTGTCAGGTATCGGGTATTAGGTTTGAAAATTATACCTGAAACCTACTCACCTTTAAACCTTTGCCCCTTGCCCTTTGCCCTTCACTTCATTAGCCTTTCACACCGCTACCCACATCACTGGGAATAATATATTTTTGTAGTATGATAAATAAAAGGATGACGGGCGCTATGGAAATTATCGATCCAGCCGCCACTAAACGCCAATTCAAATCAAGGGAACTGGCAAGGGTTGCAACTCCTAATGGTAAAGTATAGTAGTTGGGGCGATCTAACACAATGAGAGGCCACAAAAAATCGCTCCAAGCGCCAATAAAAACAAATATAGTAAGGGTAATGGTAGCTGGGCGTATGGCAGGTAACATAATATGCCACCAAATACCAATTTCGCTACAACCGTCAATCCTTCCTGCTTCTTCTAATTCTTTTGGCACTCCTAAAAATGCTTGTCTTAGTAAAAAGATACCAAATGCAGAGGCTAAATTGGGAAAAATAACGCCTAAATAACTATTTCTCAATCCAAAGTTGACGGCTAAAATATACAAAGGAATCATGACAATTTGAAAGGGAATCATAATGGTGGTGACAATCATGATAAAAATTATTTTTTTGCCTTTAAATTCTAATCTGGCTAGGGGATAGGCGGCTAAAGAGCAAAATAGTAAATTTAAACTAACGGTTAAAATAGCCACAATAATACTATTATTTAAGTATGTGCCAAAGGGATAATTTTGCCAAACGGTAATAAAGTTTTCAATGGTAATTTGTTTAGGAATAAAGTTGGGAGGAAAGGAAAATATATCTTCTCCTGCTGATTTAAAAGATGTTCCTAATAGCCATAATAGGGGAAATAACATTAATAGAGCAATTACTGTCAATATTAAGTAGATAATAATAATTTCAGCAGTTTTTTTTCTTGTTTTTGTCATAGTTAATTAGGGTTTAATGAAAAAGTGGTGTCGTTGAGGTAGGGAAAAGGGGAAGGGGAAAAGTCCGAAATATTTATCAATCAAAAACTTTAGTAAATATGACTAATAATATCAAGTTCAGATGATTAGTTATAAAAAGATTATATCTTTGCTCTATAGTCACCGTTTAATGAATTACACAGCTAATGATATTTCGTTCAATAAATTGAACTAATATGAAGTTTTAAAATCTTTATTATTGGATAACTAATTATTCATCGTCCATTATCAATTATCCATTATCAATTATCAATTGTCTTTTATTTTGTTTCTAGCCAATTATTACCAATGTGAATATCAACTAATAAAGGAATAGATAAATTTACCACATTTTCCATTATGTCTTTAATTTTAATGGTTAATTCTTCTTGTTCATCAGGATAAATTTCTAAGACTAATTCATCATGAACTTGTAATAATAATCTACTCTGATAATTAGTTAATAATTCTGCTATTTTCACCATAGCTAATTTAATTATATCGGCGCTTGAACCTTGTATGGGAGCATTGGCGGCGGCGCGTAGCATTTGGGCATCATAATTATTGAATTTTAATTCAGCTAAATTGATTGATTCTACACTTTCACCTTTTAACTGGTTTGAAGGGCGCTGGTTAAAATAAAAATATCTTCTTCTGCCTAAAATTGTGGTGACATAACCATTTGCTAATGCTTCTTTTTTCATGGTTTCTAAGTAATTAAATACTTGAGAATATTTTTCCCTATAAATTGTAATAAATTTTTGTGCATCAGCCACAGAAATACCAGTTTGACGAGAAAATTTCTGAGCGCCCATCCCGTAGATAACGCCAAAATTGATAGTTTTACCTAGATTTCTTTCCTCGGAGGTAATATCTTCTTTTCCTAATAATAATTTAGTGGTGACAGCGTGAATATCTTGGTTATTTTGATAGGCATTAATCAAAATAGGCTCTTGACTTAAATGGGCTAAAATTCTTAACTCAATTTGTGAATAATCAGCACCTAAAAACAACCAGTTGTCTTGAGGGATAAATGCCCGTCTAATTTGCCTAGAAAATGCTGTACGAATGGGAATATTTTGTAAATTAGGATGAGAAGAAGATAATCGCCCTGTGGCGGTAACGGTTTGATTATAGTTAGTATGAATGCGTTTAGTTTTAGCGTTAACTAAGGTTGGTAAAGCATCAACATAAGTCGATTTTAGTTTAGAAAGGGTGCGATGTTGTAAAATTTGTTCGATAATAGGATGATCTTTTTCTAATTTTTCTAAGATGTCTTGATTGGTAGAATAACCTGTTTTAGTTTTTTTAGTTTTACGAGTATCTAAACCTAGTTTATTGAATAATAATTCACTTAATTGTTTTGGGGACGAAAGGTTAATTTCTTCTCCAGCTAATTCATAAGTTTTACTTTCAATGGTGACTAAATATTGATTGATTTCCTCTGCTAATTGAGATAAGTATTCTTGGTCAATTTTTACGCCAACTGTTTCCATTTTTGCTAGTATTGGCTCTAATTTTACCTCTAAAGCAAATATATTTTTTAAGTCGGTAATATTTTTTAATTCTTGTTCTAAAACTAGAGTTAATTTATAGGTAGCAAGGGCATCTAATGCACAATATTCAGCACTTTTAGAAATAGGCAAATCAGCAATAGTTTCATTTTTTCCTAATTCTAATTGATCATAATCTAAGGAAATAGTATCAGTTAAATATTGACGACAAAGGCTACTTAATTTGTGACTTTGTTCGGGTTGCAAAACATAACTGGCTAACATGGTATCAAAAACAACTCCTTGTAAATTAATACCATGATGATGAAAAATTAAGCGATCAAATTTAGCATTTTGTAAAGTTTTTGGATAAATTTCACTACTTAAAATTGGTTGTAATTTTTCTAAAACAAATTTCAATTCTAATTGTTGTCCGGCTGTATGTTGTAATGGAATATAAGCGGTTTCATGGTCATTTTCACCCCAAGCGCACCCCACCCCAACCAAGCGCCCTTCCCTGACATCTAAAGAGTCGGTTTCTGTATCCCATGCCGTGGGTTTTTCTCGGTCTTTTTGCTGTTGTAAAATATCAATTAATTGCTCTAATTTTTCTTCTGTATCAACGATTAAAGGTTGAATAACGGTGGAGGGCGCTGGATTATTAAACAAAGATAATTGACTATCTTCTTTTTGCTCATTTTCTTGACTAATTTTTAATTCATCTCCTCCTAATCGAGCTTGAATTTTATTGATTTGAGCAATAAAACTCCTTAACTCTAACTCTTCCAAAAGATTCAAAGTTTCTTGACTATTAAAACCCCTTAAATAATAACTTTTTATATCATTATTTACCTTGACATCTGTAACGATTTGTGCTAAGAATTGAGAATGTAAAGCAGACTCTTTTCCTTCAATTAATTTTTTTTTATTTGCCCCTTGAATGTTGTCAATATTGGCATAAATATTACTGAGATTATCATACTCAGCTAATAATTTTACCGCCGTTTTGTCACCGATTCCCCTAACTCCGGGTATGCTATCCGATTTATCACCACAAAGGGCTTTATAATCAACAATTTGACTAGGCTTAACCTCTAATTTAGCAAAAACTTCCTTCTCATCAAATTCATCATAAATACCCAATTTTTTTTGGGGATAAAGTACCGTAATTTTTTGCTCATCATTAACTAATTGAAATAAATCTCGATCTCCAGAGACAATTTTTACAATGTAATTTTCCTTCACCGCTTCCGTGGCAAGACTACCGAGAATATCATCAGCTTCATATCCAGCGCCCGTCACCGTAGTAATATTGAGACAGTGAAGAAGTTCATAAAGATTAGCCAAATCGGTAATAAAATCTGACGGCGTTTCTCGACGATCTGCCTTATAATTACTATCAGCTTGATGGCGAAAAGTTGCCTCTTTCAAATCAAAAGCCACCGCCAACGCTTGGGGTTGATAGGTGTCAATTAACTGAAACAAAGAATTGAGAAAGCCAAAACAAACACTGGTAGGAATACCTTTAGAAGTATATAGCGCCCCTGAGCGCGCTTTAGCAAAGGCATAATAAGCACGATAAGCTAGGGAATGTCCGTCAATTAGCAAGAATAAGGGATTCATTTAGTGGCTCTTGTACAGTAGTTATGATAAATTAATTTTTAAGGAGAGGAAATTAGACATAGGCGATGGTGATAATTGATTACTCATAAATCAATTAAAAATAATCTTAGTTCAATTTATTGAACGGGATACTATTGGTTCCGTGTAATTCATTACACGGTGGGTAAAGTGCGAAGAGATAATATTTTCTGTTGTTTGATTTTTAGATAAATTAATCTTGTTTACCAAACCAATAACCCTTGCCGTAAATAGTGTGAATGAGAATAGGTTGATTTTTCGATTCTACCTTGCGCCGTAACAAGCGCACCACCGCCACCACCACATTACTACTCGGCGCTTCATCTTCTGACCATAAATATTGGTAAATTTGTTCTTGGGTAACTAACTGATGAGA
Encoded here:
- a CDS encoding exonuclease SbcCD subunit D, producing MKILHLSDIHLSSGYSHGKINPETGLNTRFEDFLHSLSLCIDRAINEPVDLVLFGGDAFPDSTPAPYIQSAFAREFRRLADIPTVLLVGNHDQHSHGVGGASLSIYHSLGVPNIIVGEKLATHTLETKSGKIQVITLPWLTRSVLVTKEKTANMTMEQINQLLIQKVNAALEGEIRRLNPEIPTILLGHLMAERAQLGAERYLAVGKGFQIPLSLLIRPEFNYVALGHVHKHQNLNPRNNPPVVYAGSIERVDFSEEKEDKGYVLIDIEGNGEGRWEFCPLPARPFCTIEIDVTKSENPLRDILREIAKHSIESAVVRLIYQAHSTQLDDIDQKIINEALESAHTKSIRANVVTKESRRRLPELGEGSNLDPYSALSTYLTNREDMKDIAEEMLTAARELIDN
- a CDS encoding DEAD/DEAH box helicase, with amino-acid sequence MSMLHGSFIIKNQQKYFFIWYEEWKQLGSEKYDLQTRDIYDYPFQSDAINHLISALNNYNINHDDNYQNEEQLVLFPVQKKPRSKTVVPLLYEQFITIENKLSTVILYPWLVRGMKLDIKNSLALLQQLPLREDENIGSDLRFWSHIYRWSLDLICRQKFLPTIDENNCSVWQPLLDSNKDQVRLTKFTQTMPSICRCYVDSEESPTIDPQELILGILTDIIDLQLRELLDIPINTGVNLTVEPWLNSLSKTDINYCDLPSNESKRLKMAFDHWTLPIQDNLITADFQLAKKKYRTCFKLTPPPAKENKYDDWRLDYYLQAIDNPDFLVPSEQIWQHPHPDLDIGERRIENSQEILLKGLGLAAKIYSPIAESLMQPMPNFCALNAIDAYQFIRGAVWQLQDNGLGIILPDGLTEGAGEKRLGVKIEAKVNLKKGERLNLNSLLSYNLKVAIGDKVLTNKEFQSLLAQKSPIVEVDGQWLALQPADVKAAQDILSQANSNINLTVEDALRLSSGNNEMIAKLPVVSFESSGALSELINSVNDYQKIKILPTPKGFHGDLRPYQKAGFSWLYFLEKWNLGACLADDMGLGKTIQLIAFLLKLKQDKLLEKCCLIVCPTSVINNWQREIKKFAPSLKTIIHHGEQRKKGKDFVKEAQNSDVIITSYALVFRDLDSLKLADWQGLILDEAQNIKNPQAKQTQAIRQLNTDFRVALTGTPVENRLSELWSILEFLNPGYLGNQQFFQRRFILPIEKYGDQDSLKTLRSLVQPFILRRLKTDKNIIQDLPEKQEMNVYCGLSSEQAQLYQKLVDNSLEQINNAQGIQRHGLVLTLLMKLKQVCNHPSHFLKEDDLDFEQRSGKLLRLEEMLEEVVAEGDRALIFTQFTEWGNLLQPYLKKRLGVEVLFLSGTTKMEKRQEMVDRFQNDPQGPPIFILSLKAGGTGLNLTKANHVFHYDRWWNPAVENQATDRAFRIGQTQNVQVHKFICSGTLEEKINDILESKKQLAEQTINSGEDWLTDLDTDQLRNLLVLDRNAIL
- a CDS encoding carbohydrate ABC transporter permease, which translates into the protein MTKTRKKTAEIIIIYLILTVIALLMLFPLLWLLGTSFKSAGEDIFSFPPNFIPKQITIENFITVWQNYPFGTYLNNSIIVAILTVSLNLLFCSLAAYPLARLEFKGKKIIFIMIVTTIMIPFQIVMIPLYILAVNFGLRNSYLGVIFPNLASAFGIFLLRQAFLGVPKELEEAGRIDGCSEIGIWWHIMLPAIRPATITLTIFVFIGAWSDFLWPLIVLDRPNYYTLPLGVATLASSLDLNWRLVAAGSIISIAPVILLFIILQKYIIPSDVGSGVKG
- the polA gene encoding DNA polymerase I; protein product: MNPLFLLIDGHSLAYRAYYAFAKARSGALYTSKGIPTSVCFGFLNSLFQLIDTYQPQALAVAFDLKEATFRHQADSNYKADRRETPSDFITDLANLYELLHCLNITTVTGAGYEADDILGSLATEAVKENYIVKIVSGDRDLFQLVNDEQKITVLYPQKKLGIYDEFDEKEVFAKLEVKPSQIVDYKALCGDKSDSIPGVRGIGDKTAVKLLAEYDNLSNIYANIDNIQGANKKKLIEGKESALHSQFLAQIVTDVKVNNDIKSYYLRGFNSQETLNLLEELELRSFIAQINKIQARLGGDELKISQENEQKEDSQLSLFNNPAPSTVIQPLIVDTEEKLEQLIDILQQQKDREKPTAWDTETDSLDVREGRLVGVGCAWGENDHETAYIPLQHTAGQQLELKFVLEKLQPILSSEIYPKTLQNAKFDRLIFHHHGINLQGVVFDTMLASYVLQPEQSHKLSSLCRQYLTDTISLDYDQLELGKNETIADLPISKSAEYCALDALATYKLTLVLEQELKNITDLKNIFALEVKLEPILAKMETVGVKIDQEYLSQLAEEINQYLVTIESKTYELAGEEINLSSPKQLSELLFNKLGLDTRKTKKTKTGYSTNQDILEKLEKDHPIIEQILQHRTLSKLKSTYVDALPTLVNAKTKRIHTNYNQTVTATGRLSSSHPNLQNIPIRTAFSRQIRRAFIPQDNWLFLGADYSQIELRILAHLSQEPILINAYQNNQDIHAVTTKLLLGKEDITSEERNLGKTINFGVIYGMGAQKFSRQTGISVADAQKFITIYREKYSQVFNYLETMKKEALANGYVTTILGRRRYFYFNQRPSNQLKGESVESINLAELKFNNYDAQMLRAAANAPIQGSSADIIKLAMVKIAELLTNYQSRLLLQVHDELVLEIYPDEQEELTIKIKDIMENVVNLSIPLLVDIHIGNNWLETK